One window from the genome of Ovis canadensis isolate MfBH-ARS-UI-01 breed Bighorn chromosome 21, ARS-UI_OviCan_v2, whole genome shotgun sequence encodes:
- the LOC138426592 gene encoding olfactory receptor 8A1-like encodes MATENHSTVTEFILQGLTDRPELQLPLFFLFLGIYLVTMIGNLGVITLICLNAHLHTPMYYFLSNLSFVDLCYSSVITPKMLVNFVSEKNIISYAGCMSQLYFFLVFVIAECYMLTVMAYDRYVAICRPLLYNIIMSHRVCSLLVAGVYAIGFISSTIETGLMLKQSYCEHLISYYFCEILPLMKLTCSSTYHVEMTVFIFAVVNFIVTSSSVLISYAFILSSILRISTTEGRSKAFSTCSSHFAAVGIFYGTTAFMYLKPSTASSLAQENMASVFYTTVIPMLNPLIYSLRNKEVKVAIQRTLREKPF; translated from the coding sequence ATGGCTACAGAAAATCACTCTACAGTGACAGAGTTCATTCTTCAGGGTTTGACAGATCGGCCAGAGCTTCAGCTcccacttttcttcctttttcttgggaTCTACTTGGTCACCATGATAGGGAACCTGGGCGtgataacactgatttgtctgaATGCCCACCTTCATACTCCCATGTACTATTTCCTCAGCAACCTGTCCTTTGTGGATCTCTGCTACTCCTCTGTCATTACCCCTAAGATGTTGGTGAACTTTGTGTCAGAGAAGAACATCATCTCTTATGCAGGGTGCATGTCGCAGCTCTACTTCTTCCTGGTGTTTGTCATTGCTGAGTGTTACATGCTGacagtgatggcctatgaccgctatgttgCCATCTGCAGACCTTTGCTTTACAACATCATCATGTCTCATCGAGTCTGCTCCCTTCTGGTAGCTGGGGTCTATGCCATAGGGTTCATTAGTTCAACTATAGAGACTGGCCTCATGTTGAAACAGTCCTATTGTGAACACCTCATCAGTTATTACTTCTGTGAAATCCTCCCCCTCATGAAACTAACCTGCTCTAGCACCTACCATGTTGAGATGACAGTCTTCATTTTTGCTGTAGTCAACTTCATAGTCACCAGTTCATCAGTCCTAATTTCCTATGCCTTCATCCTGTCCAGTATTCTCCGCATCAGTACCACAGAGGGAAGGTCCAAAGCTTTCAGCACATGTAGCTCACACTTTGCAGCCGTAGGGATTTTCTATGGAACGACCGCATTCATGTACTTGAAACCCTCAACAGCCAGTTCCCTGGCCCAGGAGAACATGGCCTCTGTGTTCTACACCACAGTGATCCCCATGCTTAATCCCCTGATCTACAGCTTGAGGAATAAGGAGGTAAAAGTGGCCATCCAGAGAACTCTGAGGGAAAAACCCTTTTGA